One Arthrobacter sp. Marseille-P9274 genomic region harbors:
- a CDS encoding aliphatic sulfonate ABC transporter substrate-binding protein, with translation MPISRRFTRRSLLGAAAVAASASLALTGCVAGEDSEASAGGSAAASDGVLNIDFATYNPLSLVIKEKGWLESSLADQGVEVNWVQSAGSNKANEALRSGAIDVGSTAGSAALLARANGSPIQAISLYSQPEWAALVTLPDSGIDSVEDLKGKSVAATKGTDPYFFLLQSLEEAGLSQDDVTVQNLQHADGLTALNNGSVDAWSGLDPIMAGAEQDGAELFYRNLDFNTYGFLNATESFLKEDPEVAQTVVNAYEKARAWAAENPEETAQILADVAGLDLEVATTVITERSNLDVDPVPGETQRAVLEKIGPAFVETGDVANQKQIDDALGSLLNDSLVKAADPAAIKES, from the coding sequence ATGCCGATCTCCCGCCGATTCACCCGCCGTTCCCTGCTCGGTGCGGCCGCCGTTGCCGCCTCCGCCTCCCTAGCCCTGACCGGCTGCGTCGCAGGCGAGGACTCCGAGGCCAGCGCCGGGGGCTCGGCCGCCGCCAGCGACGGCGTGCTGAACATCGACTTCGCCACCTACAACCCGCTGAGCCTGGTCATCAAGGAAAAGGGCTGGCTGGAGTCCAGCCTCGCCGACCAGGGCGTCGAGGTGAACTGGGTGCAGTCGGCCGGCTCCAACAAGGCCAACGAGGCGCTGCGCTCCGGCGCCATCGACGTCGGCTCCACCGCCGGCTCCGCGGCGCTGCTGGCCCGCGCCAACGGCTCGCCGATCCAGGCCATCAGCCTGTACTCGCAGCCGGAATGGGCCGCCCTGGTCACGCTGCCGGACTCGGGCATCGACTCGGTGGAGGACCTGAAGGGCAAGTCCGTGGCCGCGACCAAGGGCACCGACCCCTACTTCTTCCTGCTGCAGTCGCTGGAGGAGGCCGGGCTGTCGCAGGACGACGTGACCGTGCAGAACCTGCAGCACGCGGACGGCCTCACCGCCCTGAACAACGGCTCCGTTGACGCCTGGTCCGGGCTGGATCCGATCATGGCCGGCGCGGAGCAGGATGGGGCCGAGCTGTTCTACCGGAACCTGGACTTCAACACCTACGGCTTCCTGAACGCGACCGAGAGCTTCCTCAAGGAGGATCCGGAGGTCGCGCAGACCGTCGTGAACGCCTACGAGAAGGCCCGCGCGTGGGCGGCCGAGAACCCCGAGGAGACCGCACAGATCCTCGCCGACGTGGCCGGGCTGGACCTTGAGGTTGCGACGACGGTGATCACCGAGCGCAGCAACCTGGACGTGGATCCGGTGCCGGGCGAGACGCAGCGGGCGGTACTGGAGAAGATCGGTCCGGCCTTCGTGGAGACCGGCGACGTGGCCAACCAGAAGCAGATCGACGACGCGCTCGGTTCCCTCCTCAATGACTCGCTGGTGAAGGCGGCCGATCCGGCCGCGATCAAGGAATCCTGA
- a CDS encoding ABC transporter permease, which translates to MTHLGNPASTGNSVTATSKEGLEAAGIAVTTAGAAQPPAPDQGGRTPANGWSPAGVLEKGWARLLLGLLLPAALIGAWQWSTSAGLFSVVQLPPPAMVFEAAVDLIQRGELGKHVAISTQRVLIGFGLGAGLGLAFGALVGLSRVADVLLAPTIGALRAVPSLAWVPLLILWMKIGEDSKVTLIMIGAFFPVFTTVSLALRHVDRNLVEAGRAFGLKGLKLLTTVQLPAVVPSVFSGLRLALAQAWLFLVAAELIASSMGLGFLLTDSQNNGRTDRLLLAIVLLAVIGKITDALLGVAEKWAVKRWA; encoded by the coding sequence ATGACGCATCTCGGGAATCCGGCTTCCACCGGCAACAGTGTTACCGCCACCAGCAAGGAAGGCCTCGAGGCTGCTGGTATCGCGGTAACCACCGCAGGCGCCGCCCAGCCTCCCGCCCCTGATCAGGGCGGCCGCACCCCGGCAAACGGATGGTCCCCGGCCGGGGTGCTGGAAAAGGGCTGGGCGCGCCTGCTGCTTGGACTGCTCCTGCCCGCGGCGCTGATCGGCGCCTGGCAGTGGAGCACGTCGGCAGGACTTTTCAGTGTAGTGCAGCTGCCGCCGCCGGCCATGGTGTTCGAGGCGGCCGTGGACCTGATCCAGCGCGGCGAACTGGGCAAGCACGTGGCGATCTCGACGCAGCGCGTGCTCATCGGTTTCGGCCTCGGGGCCGGGCTTGGCCTGGCGTTCGGCGCCCTGGTGGGCCTGTCCCGCGTGGCGGACGTGCTGCTGGCGCCGACCATCGGCGCCCTGCGGGCCGTGCCGTCGCTGGCCTGGGTCCCGCTGCTGATCCTCTGGATGAAGATCGGCGAGGACTCGAAGGTCACGCTGATCATGATCGGCGCGTTCTTCCCCGTCTTCACCACCGTGTCGCTGGCCCTGCGCCATGTGGACCGCAACCTGGTGGAGGCCGGCAGGGCCTTCGGACTCAAGGGACTGAAGCTGCTGACCACGGTCCAGCTCCCCGCCGTCGTTCCTTCCGTCTTTTCCGGACTTCGGCTGGCGCTGGCGCAGGCCTGGCTGTTCCTGGTGGCCGCGGAACTCATCGCGTCGTCGATGGGGCTGGGCTTCCTGCTGACGGATTCACAGAACAACGGCCGGACGGACCGGCTGCTGCTGGCAATCGTGCTGCTGGCAGTCATCGGCAAGATTACTGACGCCCTCCTGGGCGTCGCGGAGAAATGGGCAGTAAAACGATGGGCATAA
- the acs gene encoding acetate--CoA ligase yields MGISITEETSVIAWPEPQTEEERIAFWEDAARRLEWAEPWHTAHSATPVDVEARRGPELRWFEGGKLNAAVNCADRHVAAGRGDKVALHFEGEPGDRRTVTYRELQELVSQAANALQGLGIGKGDRVVVYLPVLVETVVITLACARIGAVHSLVFGGFSAEALRFRVEDTGAKLLVTTDGQFRRGTAVPVKDNADAAVSGENAIEHVLVLRRTGSDIAWTEGRDVWWHDVVDTQPRVHEAEAFDAETPLFIMYTSGTTGQPKGLVHTTGGYLTQASFSHEYLFSNPDPAQRDADVHWCTADLAWVTAHTYEIYGPLSNGVTQVIYEGVPNAPHPGRHFEIIQRYGVTSYYTAPTLVRSLMGWFPEGIPAEYDLSSVRLCGTVGEAVNPEAWRWLRTQVGRDSLVPGQPSSGVPMVDTWWQSETGATILSPRQTDASFKAGCATRALPGVATDIVDDGGVRVGANVQGNIVVTRTGPSMARTVWGNPERYFTSYWEKYAAQGWFLAGDGARFDEDGDTWILGRTDDVINISGHRLSTIEIESALVSHPAVVEAGVCPTYDAKTGHAATAFVVPLDKSLIAASVAADPTPEQAAAIAALRAHVSTQIGPIAKPRDVVFVPDVPKTRSGKIMRRLLTQLFEGTALGDTTSLQNEPCIADIKQICTR; encoded by the coding sequence ATGGGCATAAGCATCACTGAAGAAACCTCGGTCATCGCCTGGCCGGAGCCGCAGACCGAAGAAGAGCGGATCGCGTTCTGGGAGGACGCCGCGCGGCGCCTGGAATGGGCCGAGCCGTGGCACACCGCCCACTCGGCCACCCCGGTGGATGTCGAGGCGCGCCGGGGTCCGGAGCTGCGCTGGTTCGAGGGCGGCAAGCTCAACGCCGCGGTCAACTGCGCGGACCGGCACGTGGCGGCCGGCCGGGGCGACAAGGTGGCGCTGCACTTCGAGGGCGAGCCGGGCGACCGCCGCACGGTGACCTACCGCGAGCTGCAGGAGCTGGTCTCCCAGGCCGCGAACGCGCTGCAGGGCCTGGGCATCGGCAAGGGCGACCGCGTGGTCGTCTACCTGCCGGTGCTGGTGGAAACCGTGGTCATCACGCTGGCCTGCGCCCGGATCGGCGCGGTGCACTCGCTGGTCTTCGGCGGGTTCTCGGCGGAGGCGCTGCGCTTCCGCGTCGAGGACACGGGCGCCAAGCTGCTGGTCACCACGGACGGCCAGTTCCGCCGCGGGACCGCCGTGCCGGTGAAGGACAACGCGGACGCCGCGGTCTCCGGCGAGAACGCGATCGAGCACGTCCTGGTGCTGCGCCGCACGGGCAGCGACATCGCCTGGACCGAGGGCCGCGACGTGTGGTGGCACGACGTCGTCGACACCCAGCCGCGCGTCCACGAGGCCGAGGCCTTCGACGCCGAGACGCCGCTGTTCATCATGTACACCTCGGGCACCACCGGCCAGCCGAAGGGCCTGGTCCACACCACCGGCGGCTACCTGACGCAAGCCTCGTTCAGCCACGAGTACCTCTTCTCCAACCCGGACCCGGCGCAGCGCGACGCCGACGTCCACTGGTGCACGGCCGACCTGGCCTGGGTCACCGCGCACACCTACGAGATCTACGGGCCGCTCTCCAACGGCGTCACGCAGGTCATCTACGAGGGTGTGCCCAACGCGCCGCACCCCGGCCGCCACTTCGAGATCATCCAGCGCTACGGCGTCACCAGCTACTACACGGCGCCCACGCTGGTCCGCTCGCTTATGGGCTGGTTCCCCGAGGGCATCCCGGCCGAGTACGACCTCAGCTCCGTCCGCCTCTGCGGCACGGTGGGCGAGGCCGTGAACCCTGAGGCGTGGCGCTGGCTGCGCACGCAGGTCGGGCGCGATTCGCTGGTACCCGGCCAGCCGTCGTCGGGCGTTCCCATGGTGGACACCTGGTGGCAGTCCGAAACCGGCGCCACCATCCTTTCGCCGCGCCAGACGGATGCCTCGTTCAAGGCCGGCTGCGCCACCCGCGCGCTGCCGGGCGTGGCCACGGACATTGTCGACGACGGCGGCGTCCGGGTGGGTGCCAACGTGCAGGGCAACATCGTGGTCACCAGGACCGGCCCCTCGATGGCCCGGACCGTGTGGGGCAACCCGGAGCGCTACTTCACCAGCTACTGGGAGAAGTACGCCGCCCAGGGCTGGTTCCTCGCGGGCGACGGCGCGCGCTTCGATGAGGACGGCGACACTTGGATCCTCGGCCGCACGGACGACGTCATCAACATCTCCGGGCACCGGCTATCCACCATCGAGATCGAGTCCGCCCTGGTCTCCCACCCCGCCGTGGTGGAGGCCGGCGTGTGCCCGACCTACGACGCGAAGACCGGCCACGCCGCCACCGCCTTCGTGGTGCCGCTCGACAAGTCGCTGATCGCCGCCTCGGTCGCCGCGGACCCGACGCCGGAACAGGCGGCGGCGATCGCGGCGCTGCGGGCCCACGTTTCGACCCAGATCGGGCCGATCGCCAAGCCCCGCGACGTCGTGTTCGTCCCCGACGTGCCGAAGACCCGCAGCGGCAAGATCATGCGCCGGCTGCTTACCCAGCTGTTTGAGGGCACCGCCCTGGGCGACACCACCAGCCTGCAGAACGAGCCCTGCATCGCGGACATCAAGCAGATCTGCACCCGCTAG